Proteins found in one Oryza glaberrima chromosome 4, OglaRS2, whole genome shotgun sequence genomic segment:
- the LOC127770684 gene encoding acetyltransferase At1g77540-like, translated as MAKAGGRETAAAEEVVLWREEARRFETPDGEAYLQYRLLAAAQPRSSSSSGDGGATTPAAVMEMAHTYVPGSKRGRGLAARLCDAAFAHARRRGMRILPTCSYISETYLPRNPEWNELVITEKEPKPSSM; from the exons ATGGCGAAGGCCGGCGgtcgggagacggcggcggcggaggaggtcgtgttgtggagggaggaggcgaggaggttCGAGACGCCCGACGGCGAGGCCTACCTCCAgtaccgcctcctcgccgccgcccaaccgcgctcctcctcctcctccggcgacggcggcgcgacgacgccggCAGCGGTGATGGAGATGGCGCACACGTACGTGCCGGGGAGCAAGCGCGGGCGTGGGCTCGCGGCGCGGCTCTGCGACGCCGCCTTCGCccacgcgcggcggcgcggcatgcGCATCCTCCCCACCTGCTCCTACATCTCC GAGACTTACCTCCCTCGCAACCCGGAGTGGAACGAGCTCGTGATCACGGAGAAAGAACCCAAGCCCAGCAGCATGTAG